The Bradyrhizobium barranii subsp. barranii genome segment GTTCGCAAGGTTCCCAACGGCATCGGCCAGCGGCCACATTCGAATACGAGTGTGATCTCGATGCTGTCGATATCCGCCTCTGACGGGGGCTGCTGTTGCATCTGGTTTTGGGGCATCACATCTTCACTTTTTAGAGGGTGGGATCGCAAGCGGAATGGTCCTCGCAGCACCAGCCTGTCGCCGCCAATCTCTGCAGGGGCCCACAATCGGTCTGCAACGAGAACAATTTGGCCTCGCGCGAGTGGAATTGTGTCCGGGAGCAGCGCATCGCCTTGCTCTGCTTGGCGAAGAACGCCGATCGCGACGCGGAGCGAGCCGATATGGCCTGCAACGATGACCGGGAGTTCGGAAAGCAGCCTGGCCGCCTGTCGCGGTAATCGGCCGAGCAGCTCGCCGAGGACGGTGAAAGCCGGAGGCACCGGACCGTCGAACGGAGAGAATAGAAGCAGCCGAGCCTTGCTGGCGAGCTCACCATAGGCGACGTCAAATTCAAGATAAGGCTGCGTACTCCGCGCTTCCTCGGTGCGAACAAGCTGCAGATTCCGCTGCGTCATTCTTTCCAGCGCAGCAAGCAAGGGTTCAAGCGCAAGTTCCAGGACCAGCGAACGCGCCGGCTCAGAAGGTAAGGTAAGCCCATTCTGCACGGTCCGAACCAGCGCTTCCGCAAGCTTACCCGGCAAGGACAGGATCAAGGTTTCACCTTCTACTTCGAAGACGCAGTCGAGCATCGGTGCCGCAGCCGGCTCCGCCTGCCAGACGGTCCGGCTCACGCGCACAGATAGCGGCTTCTCGCCGAGGAGGCCTTGTAGAGGCGCACGCAACGCTGTGATCTCGTTAAGCCACGAGGCCACTGCGTGCGACAGGATCAGCGACGGCATGAAGGCTGCGCGCTCAGCCGGCCGGTCCGAGGCCGGTGCGGCTTCCGCGCCGCAGGCCCCGAGCTCGCGCGTGAGAGGAT includes the following:
- the sctQ gene encoding type III secretion system cytoplasmic ring protein SctQ, translating into MIADPLTRELGACGAEAAPASDRPAERAAFMPSLILSHAVASWLNEITALRAPLQGLLGEKPLSVRVSRTVWQAEPAAAPMLDCVFEVEGETLILSLPGKLAEALVRTVQNGLTLPSEPARSLVLELALEPLLAALERMTQRNLQLVRTEEARSTQPYLEFDVAYGELASKARLLLFSPFDGPVPPAFTVLGELLGRLPRQAARLLSELPVIVAGHIGSLRVAIGVLRQAEQGDALLPDTIPLARGQIVLVADRLWAPAEIGGDRLVLRGPFRLRSHPLKSEDVMPQNQMQQQPPSEADIDSIEITLVFECGRWPMPLGTLRTINEGHVFELGRHLDGPVDIVANGQRIGRGDIVRIGEELAVRLRGRLALND